From the genome of Geobacter sp. SVR, one region includes:
- a CDS encoding PLP-dependent aspartate aminotransferase family protein — protein MNISTQAVQIGLEWDTRTGAVTVPIYQTATFRHPGLGQSTGFDYSRSGNPTRMALEEGIARLDNGARGFAYASGMAAITNLLLLFKSGDHLVVTEDLYGGTCRLFDRVFNQFGLTFTYVDTSDIEAVRAAVTHATRAVFVETLTNPLLKFADLPALSDLCQQHGLLLIADNTFLTPYLQRPLDLGADITVYSATKYLAGHNDTVAGLVVVKDPQLAEQVYFHQNAAGAVLGPQDAWLVIRGMKTLAVRLDRHQHNALAIAHWLKQHPRVTRVFYPGLPEHPHHELMQRDVRGFGAMIAFEVDSHSLVEQLLLKTQLISFAESLGGVESLMTFPEVQTHADIPPDLRARLGINDVLLRLSVGIEDAEDLIEDLRQAFEA, from the coding sequence ATGAACATCAGCACTCAGGCAGTTCAGATCGGACTTGAATGGGACACGCGCACCGGGGCTGTGACCGTGCCGATTTACCAGACCGCCACTTTCCGGCATCCGGGATTGGGACAGAGCACCGGTTTCGACTACAGCCGTTCGGGCAACCCGACCCGCATGGCCCTGGAAGAGGGCATCGCCCGGCTGGACAACGGGGCGCGCGGCTTTGCCTATGCATCGGGCATGGCCGCCATCACCAACCTGCTGCTGCTCTTCAAGAGCGGCGATCACCTGGTGGTGACCGAGGACCTGTACGGCGGGACCTGCCGTCTGTTCGACCGGGTCTTCAACCAGTTCGGCCTGACCTTCACCTATGTGGACACCAGTGACATCGAAGCCGTACGGGCCGCTGTCACACACGCCACCCGGGCCGTTTTCGTGGAAACCCTCACCAACCCCTTGCTGAAATTCGCCGACCTGCCGGCCCTGTCAGACCTCTGCCAACAGCACGGTCTGCTGCTGATCGCCGACAATACATTCCTGACCCCCTATCTGCAACGCCCCCTGGACCTGGGGGCCGACATCACCGTGTACAGCGCCACCAAATACCTGGCCGGCCACAACGACACCGTGGCGGGACTGGTGGTGGTCAAGGATCCGCAGTTGGCCGAGCAGGTTTATTTCCATCAGAACGCCGCCGGTGCGGTGCTGGGGCCGCAGGACGCTTGGCTGGTGATCAGGGGCATGAAGACCCTGGCGGTGCGCCTGGACCGCCACCAGCACAATGCCCTGGCCATTGCCCACTGGCTGAAGCAGCACCCCCGCGTTACCCGGGTATTCTATCCCGGCTTGCCAGAGCATCCGCACCACGAGCTGATGCAGCGCGACGTGCGCGGTTTCGGCGCCATGATTGCCTTCGAGGTCGACAGCCATTCCCTGGTGGAGCAGTTGCTGTTGAAGACGCAGTTGATCTCCTTTGCCGAAAGCCTGGGAGGGGTCGAGAGCCTGATGACCTTCCCCGAGGTGCAGACCCACGCCGACATCCCGCCCGACCTGCGTGCCCGGCTGGGGATCAACGACGTGCTGCTGAGGCTTTCGGTCGGCATCGAGGACGCCGAGGACCTGATCGAGGACCTGCGCCAGGCCTTCGAGGCGTAA
- a CDS encoding IS3 family transposase, which produces MTEHRSEFGVKEMCRVLGVTRSWYYAHAAGRVTNRQREDQALLPTIKSAFEESDKTYGAKRITHNLRQLGRRVGKNRIWRLMRENGLKVKTTRKFKVTTNSDHKRPVADNLVKRQFSADAPNRLWTGDITYIETVQGWLYLAVVLDVFSRRIVGWSMNKRMTDDLVIAALTNAIVRRRPSPGFIFHTDRGSQYCSKRFRAVVGKAAGIQSMSGTGCCYDNAITETFFSTLKRELIYHCSFTTRQEAQSRIFRYIEGFYNRKRIHSAIGYLTPEQFEQQELKMAA; this is translated from the coding sequence ATAACCGAGCACCGCTCCGAATTCGGAGTGAAGGAGATGTGCCGAGTTCTGGGAGTGACTCGGAGTTGGTACTACGCCCATGCGGCCGGCCGAGTAACGAATCGGCAGCGCGAAGACCAGGCGTTGTTGCCAACGATCAAATCAGCCTTCGAAGAGAGCGACAAAACATATGGCGCGAAACGGATTACCCATAACCTACGGCAGTTAGGGCGGCGCGTCGGTAAAAACCGCATCTGGCGCCTGATGCGAGAAAACGGCCTTAAAGTCAAGACGACGCGGAAGTTCAAGGTTACAACGAATTCAGATCACAAGCGTCCTGTAGCGGACAATCTGGTGAAGCGTCAATTCTCCGCTGACGCTCCCAATCGGCTCTGGACCGGCGACATAACGTACATTGAAACGGTCCAGGGCTGGCTGTACTTGGCAGTGGTCCTCGATGTATTCTCCCGCCGGATCGTGGGCTGGAGCATGAACAAACGCATGACGGATGATCTTGTTATAGCTGCCCTTACCAATGCGATAGTCAGGCGTCGGCCGTCACCAGGATTCATCTTTCACACGGATCGTGGTTCGCAATATTGCAGCAAACGGTTTCGTGCCGTGGTCGGGAAAGCAGCTGGCATCCAAAGCATGAGCGGAACCGGATGCTGCTATGACAATGCAATTACGGAGACCTTTTTCTCCACATTGAAGAGAGAACTGATTTACCACTGCTCCTTCACGACCCGGCAAGAAGCACAGAGCCGGATATTTCGTTACATCGAAGGTTTCTACAACCGCAAGAGGATTCACTCTGCGATTGGCTATCTCACTCCTGAACAGTTTGAGCAGCAGGAGCTAAAGATGGCAGCATAG
- a CDS encoding PLP-dependent aspartate aminotransferase family protein, with amino-acid sequence MKFATKLIHSGQTIDPRTGALGMPIYQTSTFRQQSVDNFGKYDYARSDNPSREALEEAVAELEGGTRGFAFASGMAAISSTLLIFSPGDHLVVCDDVYGGAYRVLTGIFARLGITSTFVDATSLEAIEGAIRPETKGIYLETPSNPLLKVTDLAAVARLARARNIITLVDNTFMTPYLQRPLELGCDIVLHSGTKFMNGHSDVICGFAVVKDADLGQRIRFIQNGFGAILGPQDSFLTMRGLKTLKIRMDQSQQSAMAIVEWLSRQEQVTRIHYPGCPEHPGHAVHMTQADGPGAVFSFELDSFETTRRLLEGARYSAFAVSLGGVESILSYPARMSHAAVPPEERLRKGITDTLVRLSVGLEDPDDLIADLAAAFDRRS; translated from the coding sequence ATGAAATTCGCCACCAAGCTGATCCACAGCGGCCAGACCATCGATCCCCGCACCGGCGCGCTGGGCATGCCGATCTACCAGACCTCCACCTTCCGCCAGCAGTCGGTGGACAACTTCGGCAAGTACGACTATGCCCGCTCCGACAACCCTTCCCGTGAAGCGCTGGAGGAGGCGGTAGCCGAGCTGGAGGGGGGCACGCGCGGCTTTGCCTTTGCCTCGGGCATGGCTGCCATCTCTTCGACTCTGCTGATCTTTTCTCCCGGCGATCATCTGGTGGTGTGCGACGATGTCTACGGCGGCGCCTACCGCGTGCTGACCGGGATCTTTGCCCGGCTGGGGATCACGTCGACCTTTGTGGACGCCACCAGCCTGGAGGCCATCGAGGGCGCCATTCGCCCCGAAACCAAGGGCATCTACCTGGAAACCCCCTCCAATCCGCTGCTCAAGGTGACCGATCTTGCTGCCGTGGCGCGGCTGGCACGGGCCCGCAACATCATCACCCTGGTGGACAACACCTTCATGACCCCCTATCTGCAGCGTCCGCTGGAGCTCGGCTGCGACATCGTCCTGCACAGCGGCACCAAGTTCATGAACGGGCACAGCGATGTGATCTGCGGCTTTGCCGTGGTGAAGGACGCCGACCTGGGACAGCGGATACGCTTCATCCAGAACGGCTTCGGTGCGATTCTGGGACCCCAGGACTCGTTTCTCACCATGCGGGGGCTGAAAACGCTCAAGATCAGGATGGATCAGAGCCAGCAGAGTGCAATGGCCATTGTGGAGTGGCTCTCCCGGCAGGAGCAGGTCACCCGGATCCATTATCCGGGATGCCCCGAGCACCCCGGCCATGCCGTGCACATGACCCAGGCCGACGGGCCGGGCGCGGTCTTCTCCTTCGAACTGGACAGCTTCGAAACCACCCGCCGGCTCCTGGAAGGGGCCCGCTATTCCGCCTTTGCCGTCAGCCTGGGAGGGGTGGAAAGCATCCTCTCCTACCCTGCCCGCATGTCGCACGCGGCGGTCCCCCCCGAAGAACGCCTGCGCAAGGGGATCACCGACACCCTGGTCCGGCTTTCCGTCGGCCTGGAAGACCCCGACGACCTGATCGCGGACCTGGCAGCGGCCTTTGATCGGCGCTCCTGA
- a CDS encoding nitrite/sulfite reductase yields the protein MTAGVQNFRLDGIYQQRQEGFLMQRVKLPAGVISSLQARVVCEAAERFGKGSIHLTTRGSMELHWLRESDLPAVRRLLTSAGLTSRGACGGAVRGITCGSGHGSLHFPLIEDLARRLQRHFAGNPRFERLPKKFKIGIEADVSGKRHLIQDVGLVLNPGGEGQLCYDMYVAGGLGREPRAGFLLAAALTEERIIPMIEAVVRVYAAGTPAGKRLKHLLAAIGEQEFRRRVAEDLAAAEELPPRLGLSENILAPVAAPREWAEAFFFAGQLSSDDLRNVANLADEYSDGVMLVTAEQNIALPVAQPGDPGQARQALAQAGFIPDRHVTLRVCPGSHECRMGLAPTRDIARSILAAMGPAGEGLTWGISGCNNSCSQPQLADVGIVIARLAAEEDGQRTPRFDLYRSVPTGLGEKVAASLNLTELLEQIASVC from the coding sequence ATGACAGCAGGGGTGCAGAATTTCAGGTTGGATGGCATCTACCAGCAGCGCCAGGAGGGGTTCCTGATGCAGCGGGTGAAGCTGCCGGCGGGTGTCATCTCGTCGCTCCAGGCCAGGGTGGTCTGCGAGGCAGCCGAACGGTTCGGGAAAGGCAGCATACACCTGACCACACGCGGCAGCATGGAACTGCACTGGCTGCGCGAAAGCGATCTTCCTGCGGTCAGGAGGCTTTTGACCTCGGCCGGACTCACCTCGCGCGGAGCCTGCGGCGGTGCCGTACGGGGCATAACCTGCGGCAGCGGTCATGGCAGCCTGCACTTCCCGCTGATCGAAGACCTCGCCCGCCGGCTGCAGCGTCACTTTGCCGGCAATCCGCGCTTCGAAAGGCTCCCGAAGAAATTCAAGATCGGCATTGAGGCTGACGTCTCCGGCAAAAGGCACCTGATCCAGGATGTGGGGCTGGTGCTGAACCCTGGCGGGGAAGGGCAGCTCTGTTACGATATGTATGTGGCCGGCGGACTGGGGCGCGAACCCCGCGCCGGTTTTCTGCTGGCCGCCGCGCTGACGGAAGAGCGCATCATTCCGATGATCGAGGCGGTGGTGCGCGTCTATGCGGCTGGCACCCCGGCCGGCAAGCGCCTCAAGCACCTGCTGGCCGCCATTGGCGAGCAGGAGTTCCGCCGCAGGGTCGCGGAGGACCTCGCTGCCGCCGAGGAGCTGCCACCCCGCCTGGGGCTTTCCGAAAACATTCTTGCGCCGGTCGCTGCCCCGCGGGAATGGGCGGAAGCCTTTTTTTTCGCCGGCCAGCTTTCCAGCGACGATCTCAGAAACGTGGCGAACCTGGCCGACGAGTACTCCGATGGGGTCATGCTGGTCACCGCCGAACAGAACATAGCCCTGCCGGTGGCGCAACCGGGCGACCCGGGGCAGGCCCGTCAGGCGCTCGCACAGGCCGGCTTCATCCCGGACAGGCACGTCACCCTGCGGGTCTGTCCCGGCAGCCACGAATGCCGCATGGGGCTCGCCCCTACCCGCGATATCGCCCGTTCGATACTCGCAGCAATGGGGCCGGCCGGAGAAGGCCTGACCTGGGGCATTTCGGGCTGCAACAACTCCTGCAGTCAGCCGCAGCTGGCCGATGTGGGCATCGTCATCGCGCGGCTTGCCGCTGAAGAGGATGGACAGCGCACACCCCGCTTCGATCTGTACCGCTCGGTGCCGACCGGCCTGGGAGAAAAGGTTGCCGCCTCGTTGAACCTGACGGAGCTGCTGGAACAGATTGCAAGCGTCTGCTGA
- a CDS encoding transposase — MRMNRKYDAEFKAEAVKLVLEDNRTIREVESSLGITHGVLKGWIRKHRDQQDPAIASQISAEAELKQLRKENEQLRREREILKKAVAIFSTDPHRYSGS, encoded by the coding sequence ATGAGAATGAACCGAAAATACGATGCCGAGTTTAAAGCTGAAGCGGTGAAGCTGGTTTTGGAAGACAACCGCACCATTCGCGAAGTTGAAAGCAGTCTCGGGATCACGCATGGAGTCTTAAAAGGATGGATCCGGAAACACCGTGACCAGCAGGATCCGGCTATAGCCAGTCAAATATCTGCCGAAGCAGAGCTTAAGCAACTCCGCAAAGAGAACGAGCAACTCCGTCGGGAGCGTGAAATCCTAAAAAAAGCTGTGGCCATCTTCTCAACGGATCCGCATCGTTATTCGGGTTCATAA